Proteins encoded by one window of Sorangium aterium:
- a CDS encoding Crp/Fnr family transcriptional regulator: protein MSESSFARYGREYVPGDVLFREGDSGDVMFVIQSGAVRITKSVAGEDKVLAVLGPGEFVGEMAILNGKPRNATATVSEPSRCLVIDARKLEIMLQRDVEIALRLLKKLAKRLDAANSLVEILMHRDPKARVMLALARHAEAFGEETPEGIRVRSSPEDIAREVDVEQETVDEVMKRLRRLRLLSYGPPAPAAIMVTDMRRFRDFIEFLDMPQKFGGES from the coding sequence ATGTCGGAGTCGTCGTTCGCCCGCTATGGCCGCGAGTACGTGCCGGGCGACGTGCTCTTTCGTGAGGGGGACTCCGGCGACGTCATGTTCGTCATCCAGTCGGGCGCCGTGCGGATCACGAAGTCGGTCGCCGGCGAGGACAAGGTGCTCGCCGTGCTCGGGCCCGGCGAGTTCGTCGGCGAGATGGCGATCTTGAACGGCAAGCCCCGGAACGCGACGGCCACCGTGAGCGAGCCGTCCCGCTGCCTCGTGATCGACGCGCGGAAGCTGGAGATCATGCTGCAGCGCGACGTCGAGATAGCGCTCCGTCTCCTCAAGAAGCTGGCGAAGCGGCTCGACGCGGCGAACTCGCTCGTCGAGATCCTCATGCACCGTGACCCGAAGGCGCGCGTGATGCTCGCGCTCGCGCGTCACGCCGAGGCCTTCGGGGAGGAGACGCCTGAAGGCATACGCGTCCGCTCCTCTCCCGAGGACATCGCGCGCGAGGTCGACGTCGAGCAAGAGACGGTGGACGAGGTGATGAAGCGGCTCCGCCGGCTGAGGCTCCTCTCGTACGGGCCGCCTGCACCCGCGGCGATCATGGTGACCGACATGCGCAGGTTCCGGGATTTCATCGAGTTCCTGGACATGCCGCAGAAGTTCGGCGGAGAGAGCTGA
- a CDS encoding NUDIX hydrolase — translation MAAQDVEELFDILDDGGRPLGVRKARGLVHRDGDWHRSVHVWVLLERGPDGLELDSRQSAADPWVLFQQRSPDKDTWPGALEVAVSGHYRAGEDLAGALREAEEEIGLPLSPRDVVRLGTRRSQDDHAPGIVDRELQDVLLATTRRALEELRPDPHEVTALLSLPLDAALRLVRGEVPRASGLVRRPPDAAGAVKVEPRDARLDEFVVARDGYFERALDTIRRRLAGDAPAPWLLG, via the coding sequence ATGGCCGCGCAGGACGTAGAGGAGCTCTTCGACATCCTCGATGACGGCGGCCGGCCGCTCGGCGTGCGCAAGGCGCGCGGGCTCGTTCACCGCGACGGCGACTGGCACCGGAGCGTTCACGTGTGGGTGCTCCTCGAGCGCGGGCCCGATGGCCTGGAGCTGGACAGCCGCCAGAGCGCCGCGGATCCCTGGGTGCTCTTCCAGCAGCGCAGCCCGGACAAGGACACCTGGCCCGGCGCGCTCGAGGTCGCCGTGTCGGGGCACTACCGCGCCGGAGAGGATCTCGCGGGGGCGCTGCGCGAGGCGGAGGAGGAGATCGGCCTGCCGCTCTCGCCGCGCGATGTGGTCCGGCTCGGCACGCGCCGCAGCCAGGACGATCACGCGCCCGGGATCGTCGACCGCGAGCTGCAGGACGTGCTGCTCGCGACGACCCGCCGCGCGCTCGAGGAGCTGCGTCCCGATCCGCACGAGGTGACCGCGCTGCTGTCGCTCCCGCTCGACGCGGCGCTGCGCCTCGTCCGAGGCGAGGTGCCCCGCGCGAGCGGCCTCGTGCGGCGGCCGCCGGACGCCGCGGGCGCGGTGAAGGTCGAGCCGCGCGACGCGCGGCTCGATGAGTTCGTGGTCGCGCGCGACGGCTACTTCGAGCGCGCGCTCGACACCATCCGCCGGCGCCTTGCTGGCGACGCGCCGGCCCCGTGGCTCCTCGGCTAG
- the groL gene encoding chaperonin GroEL (60 kDa chaperone family; promotes refolding of misfolded polypeptides especially under stressful conditions; forms two stacked rings of heptamers to form a barrel-shaped 14mer; ends can be capped by GroES; misfolded proteins enter the barrel where they are refolded when GroES binds) encodes MAAKQIVFSRGARAAILKGVNTLADAVKVTLGPKGRNVVIEKSWGSPVVTKDGVTVAKEVELAGKLENMGAQMVREVASKTSDKAGDGTTTATVLAQAIFGEGLKLVEAGHNPMDLKRGIDAAVAKVIEAVQKAAKPTKDKDQIAQVATVSANGDKEIGQILADAMEKVGKEGVITVEENKRMTTELETVDGMQFDRGYLSPYFVTDPEKMTAVLTNPLILVHEKKISAMADLLPLLEQVVKQGRELLILSEDIEGEALATLVVNKLRGTIKVAAVKAPGFGDRRKDMLKDIAILTGATPFMEDLGQKLESATVRDLGTAKRVEIDKDNTVIVDGQGDKGAIKGRIEAIRKQIADTASDYDREKLQERLAKLAGGVAVVKVGAATETEMKEKKARVEDALHATRAAVEEGIVVGGGVALFRAAASLESLKFNDERDVGVRLVRRAVEAPLRQIAQNAGVDGTVVAEKVRSGAPTFGYNAATDAYEDLLAGGVIDPAKVVRHALSNAASVAALMLTTEALVAEKPKKEKAAGGGAPGGMGGMGGMGGMGGMGGMGGMGDFDMG; translated from the coding sequence ATGGCTGCGAAGCAGATCGTTTTTAGCCGCGGCGCCCGCGCCGCGATCCTCAAGGGCGTGAACACGCTCGCCGATGCGGTCAAGGTGACCCTCGGGCCGAAGGGGCGGAACGTCGTCATCGAGAAGAGCTGGGGCTCCCCGGTCGTGACGAAGGACGGCGTCACGGTCGCCAAGGAGGTCGAGCTCGCCGGCAAGCTCGAGAACATGGGCGCCCAGATGGTGCGCGAGGTCGCCTCGAAGACCAGCGACAAGGCGGGCGACGGCACGACGACGGCGACGGTGCTGGCGCAGGCGATCTTCGGCGAGGGCCTCAAGCTCGTCGAGGCCGGCCACAACCCGATGGACCTGAAGCGCGGCATCGACGCGGCGGTCGCGAAGGTCATCGAGGCCGTGCAGAAGGCCGCCAAGCCGACCAAGGACAAGGACCAGATCGCCCAGGTCGCCACGGTCAGCGCCAACGGCGACAAGGAGATCGGCCAGATCCTCGCCGACGCTATGGAGAAGGTCGGCAAGGAGGGCGTGATCACGGTCGAGGAGAACAAGCGTATGACGACGGAGCTCGAGACCGTCGACGGCATGCAGTTCGACCGCGGCTACCTCTCGCCCTACTTCGTGACCGACCCCGAGAAGATGACCGCGGTGCTCACGAACCCGCTCATCCTCGTGCACGAGAAGAAGATCTCGGCCATGGCCGACCTCCTGCCGCTGCTCGAGCAGGTGGTGAAGCAGGGACGCGAGCTGCTCATCCTCTCCGAGGACATCGAGGGTGAGGCGCTCGCCACGCTCGTCGTGAACAAGCTGCGCGGCACGATCAAGGTCGCCGCCGTGAAGGCGCCCGGCTTCGGCGATCGCCGCAAGGACATGCTGAAGGACATCGCCATCCTCACGGGCGCGACGCCGTTCATGGAGGACCTCGGCCAGAAGCTCGAGAGCGCCACGGTGCGCGATCTCGGGACGGCCAAGCGCGTCGAGATCGACAAGGACAACACGGTCATCGTCGACGGCCAGGGCGACAAGGGCGCCATCAAGGGCCGCATCGAGGCGATCCGCAAGCAGATCGCGGACACGGCGAGCGACTACGATCGCGAGAAGCTCCAGGAGCGGCTCGCGAAGCTCGCCGGCGGCGTCGCGGTGGTGAAGGTCGGCGCGGCGACCGAGACCGAGATGAAGGAGAAGAAGGCGCGCGTCGAGGACGCGCTGCACGCGACCCGCGCGGCCGTCGAAGAAGGCATCGTGGTCGGCGGCGGCGTGGCCCTCTTCCGGGCGGCCGCCTCGCTGGAGTCGCTCAAGTTCAACGACGAGCGCGACGTCGGCGTGCGGCTCGTGCGCCGCGCCGTCGAGGCGCCGCTCCGCCAGATCGCCCAGAACGCGGGGGTCGACGGGACGGTGGTCGCGGAGAAGGTCCGGTCGGGCGCGCCGACGTTCGGCTACAACGCCGCGACCGACGCGTACGAGGACCTGCTCGCCGGCGGCGTCATCGATCCGGCCAAGGTCGTGCGGCACGCGCTCTCCAACGCGGCCAGCGTCGCCGCGCTGATGCTCACGACCGAGGCCCTCGTCGCCGAGAAGCCCAAGAAGGAGAAGGCCGCTGGCGGCGGCGCTCCCGGCGGCATGGGCGGCATGGGGGGTATGGGCGGCATGGGGGGTATGGGCGGCATGGGCGGCATGGGCGACTTCGACATGGGTTGA
- the groES gene encoding co-chaperone GroES, with product MKIRPLQDRIVVKRVESETKTKGGIIIPDAAKEKPIEGRVVAVGNGKVLKDGKVRPLDVKVGDKVLFGKYSGTEVKLDGEEHVLIREDDVLAVTESAAT from the coding sequence ATGAAAATCAGGCCGCTGCAGGATCGGATTGTCGTCAAGCGCGTCGAGAGCGAGACGAAGACCAAGGGGGGCATCATCATCCCCGACGCCGCGAAGGAGAAGCCGATCGAGGGGCGCGTCGTCGCGGTGGGCAACGGCAAGGTCCTGAAGGACGGCAAGGTTCGCCCGCTCGATGTGAAGGTCGGGGACAAGGTGCTGTTCGGCAAGTACAGCGGCACCGAGGTGAAGCTCGACGGCGAGGAGCACGTGCTCATCCGCGAGGACGACGTGCTCGCCGTGACCGAGTCCGCCGCGACGTGA
- a CDS encoding DUF2339 domain-containing protein produces MGAGIVVFFGLALVGYLLVAPLVAFVFAVRANRRNEDLLLRIHALEHRVAELSGHRGRAALTAAAESPRSTHDLEQERIAQGAIPPPAAARPALDAEGADAPPALDAATAGAPPALDAATTGAPPALDATTASAPPALDAATAGAFPGIADPTATAPPALASTAFAAASAAAPPDVAFPGPAAPPPPRAPRPAATLEASAFGAGSPAHREAQERPSIEERLGLTWLTRAGATTFLLGALFFFKYASDNAWIGPFGRVAIGAATGAALLAIAEVLHGRAQRRFVHTLIGLGLSVLIASVWASATLYELVPIPAAFAADTVLLLLGAGLALRHRGEAILILSLVAGFLNPVVLSTGQDRPLVLFGYLLLMTSVVHAVAARLGFRVAPWLAIAGHTALFWGWYARHFDASAAPAGGDADAAPWLDSPAQALPGPYFALAARAAPLAFVALATAQGVLRALWLRRAPATSPDRSVPPTGAEATGVLRVAARADATATSIAALVLAHAAATALLFDAPRALTAAAITLALAALVALRAPDEGAWLLAPMGAGFLSFAATFADAPAAHRTTLVALVAAWTLVYLAGWLRGGAGLAGQLDRKTAIACSAGAALFACTAGMLLIEADAALFAIALALAAALAAWTAARAALPALLLAAAILSAGALAAAAHFAIAPADAGASASIDAASAAGAVGAVNASFLGASALVMLVFLGAAGASARRPREPGAPALSWSDALAACVATLGFVAAALGATPEDTPTLRALLTAGAGALDLALGAALLRAGVTRAEAAPPADRIALLLGQALALFAASAAFGLGGATVTVIWSILAAVAAAIAARTGERVWLAVTLLLFAAALTRALVVDRAQAEALVTTWFATRGRDGTMAVPVLLNARTYAFTGVSAALLAAGRLLSRAAFARPLDAARAELRGAAAAALGAGYALLITTVVLEVRSAITALPAAPPAPLDASEFAELTVQHRAALEGQEGSLAMATTLVLALAAIALLTAGFAARDAFHRYAGLSLFAVTIAKLVAWDVWHVERIYQIALFTGVGALLVGGGFLYARFGRRLVTLLRAGSRGAAGPLALLAAMSLARPSEAQNGAALPIEKHALVRPIEGVDAAGDHRVDVDLDLYRESRAEELLADVRIAGPDGAEVPYVLREPGAAHSSGRIAATMLDPGVDAAGVAQATWALDAPGTRHCHVELSVIGGSFLREARVETGTDPRSLSEVARGAYVYRIPQGSETVEHLSVRYPLSRAALVRIRLVPEGAPARDAAADVRITGGAVSCETQAPAESPALLPLAIVETQRDSEAKTTLVTLDAGADGAPLEAVLLDVSTPEFSRRVDVASTTYRAVWPAVGSGMIHRIRPHGESGPSLASTRVPLNPTRKRFLRLTIHDGDSAPLSLSGAQGEVRAREVVFRAAQPGPHRLYVGDALGKRPSYDLVDLLDHTVRERPPAARLGAATANPALGAAPVARDLPFTERHRTAIGGALAVGLLALSLWAARLLKRGEREQGERGAPPDDPAPPRQRTADSEPGP; encoded by the coding sequence ATGGGGGCAGGAATCGTCGTCTTCTTCGGGCTCGCGCTCGTCGGCTATCTCCTGGTTGCCCCGCTCGTCGCCTTCGTGTTCGCCGTCCGGGCCAACCGGCGCAACGAGGACCTGCTGCTGCGGATCCACGCGCTGGAGCACCGGGTGGCCGAGCTCTCCGGGCATCGTGGCCGCGCAGCGCTCACTGCAGCGGCGGAGAGCCCGCGAAGCACACACGACCTGGAGCAAGAGAGGATCGCCCAGGGCGCGATCCCGCCCCCAGCGGCGGCCCGGCCCGCGCTCGACGCCGAGGGCGCAGATGCACCGCCCGCGCTCGACGCGGCGACCGCCGGCGCGCCGCCCGCGCTCGACGCGGCGACCACCGGCGCGCCGCCCGCGCTCGACGCGACGACCGCCAGCGCGCCGCCCGCGCTCGACGCGGCGACCGCCGGCGCCTTTCCTGGGATCGCGGATCCGACCGCTACCGCGCCCCCGGCGCTCGCGTCCACGGCGTTCGCCGCCGCTTCGGCCGCGGCGCCCCCGGACGTCGCGTTCCCGGGCCCCGCCGCTCCTCCGCCGCCTCGCGCGCCTCGCCCCGCGGCGACGCTCGAGGCGAGCGCGTTCGGCGCTGGCTCGCCCGCGCATCGCGAAGCCCAGGAGCGACCCTCCATCGAGGAGCGGCTCGGCCTCACCTGGCTCACCCGCGCAGGCGCGACCACGTTCTTGCTCGGCGCGCTCTTCTTCTTCAAGTACGCCTCGGACAACGCCTGGATCGGGCCGTTCGGGCGCGTCGCGATCGGCGCCGCCACCGGCGCCGCGCTCCTCGCGATCGCCGAGGTGCTCCACGGGCGCGCGCAGCGTCGATTCGTCCACACGCTCATCGGCCTCGGCCTCTCGGTCCTGATCGCGTCGGTGTGGGCGAGCGCCACGCTGTACGAGCTCGTCCCGATCCCCGCCGCATTCGCGGCGGACACGGTGCTCCTCCTGCTCGGCGCCGGCCTCGCGCTCCGCCACCGCGGCGAGGCCATCCTGATCCTCAGCCTCGTCGCCGGATTCCTCAACCCCGTCGTGCTGTCGACGGGGCAGGACCGGCCGCTCGTCCTGTTCGGCTACCTCCTGCTCATGACGAGCGTCGTCCACGCCGTCGCAGCGAGGCTCGGCTTCCGCGTCGCGCCGTGGCTCGCGATCGCAGGCCACACGGCGCTGTTCTGGGGCTGGTACGCCAGGCACTTCGACGCCAGCGCCGCCCCGGCCGGCGGAGACGCGGACGCGGCGCCCTGGCTCGACTCGCCTGCGCAGGCGCTCCCGGGGCCTTACTTCGCGCTCGCCGCGCGCGCTGCGCCCCTCGCGTTCGTCGCGCTCGCCACGGCGCAGGGCGTCCTGCGCGCGCTGTGGCTGCGCCGCGCGCCCGCCACGAGCCCCGACCGAAGCGTCCCGCCGACCGGGGCGGAGGCGACCGGCGTCCTCCGCGTCGCGGCGCGCGCGGACGCGACCGCGACCAGCATCGCCGCGCTCGTGCTCGCGCACGCGGCCGCGACCGCGCTGCTCTTCGACGCGCCGCGCGCGCTCACGGCCGCCGCGATCACGCTCGCGCTCGCGGCGCTGGTCGCCCTGCGCGCGCCCGACGAGGGCGCCTGGCTGCTGGCGCCGATGGGCGCCGGCTTCCTTTCCTTCGCCGCGACGTTCGCGGACGCGCCAGCCGCGCATCGCACGACGCTCGTCGCGCTGGTCGCGGCCTGGACGCTCGTCTACCTCGCGGGGTGGCTCCGCGGCGGCGCCGGGCTCGCGGGCCAGCTCGATCGGAAGACCGCCATCGCGTGCTCCGCCGGCGCGGCGCTCTTCGCCTGCACGGCGGGCATGCTGCTGATCGAGGCCGACGCGGCGCTCTTCGCGATCGCGCTCGCGCTCGCGGCCGCCCTCGCGGCGTGGACGGCCGCGCGCGCCGCGCTCCCCGCCCTGCTCCTCGCCGCGGCGATCCTCTCGGCAGGCGCGCTCGCCGCGGCGGCGCATTTCGCGATCGCGCCGGCGGACGCGGGCGCCTCGGCGTCCATCGACGCCGCCAGCGCGGCCGGCGCGGTCGGCGCGGTCAACGCAAGCTTCCTCGGCGCCTCGGCGCTCGTCATGCTGGTGTTCCTCGGCGCCGCGGGCGCCTCGGCGCGGCGCCCGCGCGAGCCCGGCGCGCCGGCGCTCTCCTGGTCCGACGCGCTCGCCGCGTGCGTGGCGACGCTCGGGTTCGTCGCGGCCGCGCTCGGCGCCACGCCGGAGGACACGCCGACGCTCCGCGCGCTGCTCACCGCGGGCGCCGGCGCCCTGGACCTGGCGCTCGGCGCCGCGCTCCTCCGCGCAGGCGTGACCCGCGCCGAAGCCGCGCCCCCCGCCGATCGCATCGCCCTGCTCCTCGGACAGGCGCTCGCCCTGTTCGCCGCGTCCGCCGCGTTCGGGCTCGGCGGCGCGACGGTGACCGTGATCTGGAGCATCCTCGCGGCCGTGGCGGCCGCGATCGCGGCGCGCACCGGCGAGCGGGTCTGGCTCGCCGTCACGCTGCTGCTCTTCGCCGCCGCCCTCACGCGGGCGCTCGTCGTCGATCGGGCTCAGGCCGAGGCGCTCGTGACCACCTGGTTCGCGACGCGCGGCCGCGACGGGACGATGGCGGTTCCCGTCCTGCTCAACGCGAGGACCTATGCGTTCACGGGCGTGAGCGCCGCCCTGCTCGCCGCGGGGCGGCTGCTGTCGCGCGCGGCGTTCGCCCGCCCCCTGGACGCCGCGCGCGCCGAGCTGCGCGGCGCCGCGGCCGCGGCGCTGGGCGCCGGGTATGCCCTGCTCATCACGACCGTCGTCCTCGAGGTGCGGAGCGCGATCACCGCGCTCCCCGCCGCCCCCCCTGCCCCGCTCGACGCGTCCGAGTTCGCCGAGCTCACCGTACAGCACCGCGCCGCCCTGGAGGGCCAGGAAGGCAGCCTCGCGATGGCGACAACGCTCGTGCTCGCCCTCGCGGCGATCGCGCTGCTCACCGCGGGGTTCGCGGCGCGCGACGCCTTCCATCGCTACGCCGGGCTCTCCCTGTTCGCCGTCACCATCGCGAAGCTCGTGGCCTGGGACGTCTGGCACGTCGAGCGCATCTACCAGATCGCCCTCTTCACGGGCGTCGGGGCGCTGCTCGTCGGCGGAGGGTTCCTCTACGCGCGGTTCGGCCGGCGCCTCGTGACGCTCCTTCGCGCCGGATCGCGGGGCGCGGCCGGGCCGCTCGCGCTGCTCGCGGCGATGAGCCTCGCGCGGCCCTCCGAGGCGCAGAACGGCGCGGCGCTCCCGATCGAGAAGCACGCGCTCGTCCGGCCCATCGAGGGCGTGGACGCCGCCGGCGATCACCGCGTCGACGTCGATCTCGATCTCTACCGCGAGAGCCGCGCAGAAGAGCTGCTCGCCGACGTCCGCATCGCCGGCCCCGACGGCGCCGAGGTGCCCTACGTGCTCCGCGAGCCAGGCGCCGCGCACTCGTCCGGGCGGATCGCGGCCACGATGCTCGATCCGGGGGTCGACGCCGCCGGCGTCGCGCAAGCGACGTGGGCGCTCGACGCGCCCGGCACGCGCCACTGCCACGTCGAGCTCAGCGTCATCGGCGGCAGCTTCCTCCGCGAGGCGCGGGTCGAGACCGGCACGGATCCGAGGTCGCTCAGCGAGGTCGCGCGCGGCGCCTACGTCTACCGCATCCCCCAGGGATCGGAGACGGTCGAGCACCTGTCGGTCCGCTATCCCCTCTCGCGCGCCGCCCTGGTCCGGATCCGCCTTGTCCCCGAGGGCGCCCCGGCGCGCGACGCGGCCGCGGACGTCCGGATCACGGGCGGCGCCGTCTCGTGCGAGACGCAGGCCCCCGCCGAGTCCCCCGCGCTGCTGCCGCTCGCGATCGTCGAGACGCAGCGGGACAGCGAGGCGAAGACGACCCTCGTCACGCTCGACGCCGGCGCCGACGGCGCGCCGCTGGAGGCCGTCCTCCTCGACGTCTCCACGCCGGAGTTCAGCCGCCGCGTCGACGTCGCCTCGACCACGTACCGCGCCGTCTGGCCGGCCGTGGGGAGCGGTATGATCCATCGCATCCGCCCGCACGGCGAGTCAGGGCCCTCGCTCGCGTCGACGCGCGTCCCGTTGAACCCCACCCGGAAGCGCTTCCTCCGGCTCACGATCCACGACGGTGACTCGGCGCCGCTCTCCCTCTCGGGCGCGCAAGGCGAGGTGCGGGCGCGCGAGGTCGTGTTCCGCGCCGCGCAGCCGGGCCCGCACCGGCTCTACGTGGGCGACGCGCTCGGCAAGCGCCCAAGCTACGACCTGGTCGACCTGCTCGACCACACCGTGCGCGAGCGTCCCCCCGCCGCGAGGCTCGGCGCCGCAACCGCGAACCCTGCGCTCGGCGCCGCCCCTGTCGCGCGCGACCTCCCGTTCACCGAGCGGCACCGCACGGCGATCGGGGGCGCGCTGGCCGTCGGGCTGCTCGCGCTCTCGCTGTGGGCCGCGCGGCTCCTGAAGCGAGGGGAACGAGAACAAGGAGAACGAGGGGCGCCGCCCGACGACCCCGCGCCGCCACGGCAGCGCACAGCAGACAGCGAGCCCGGGCCGTGA
- a CDS encoding MBL fold metallo-hydrolase, translating to MELRVIGCHGGETPRHRTCAFVVDDVLAIDAGSLTSGLEVKDQARIEACLVSHAHLDHIRDLATIADNRCQLGCPPLVIAGTRETLRTLKKHFFNNVLWPDFAVIPSAGQPTIQYLELKPERPTPVAGRLVRAVHVTHTIDASAFVIEGDGGAIAYSGDTGPTERLWEVLNQQQDLRALLMEVSFPNREQRLATVSGHHTPQTLAVELQKFRAPRDLPTMLYHIKPVFQAEVERECAALKGLNLEVLQLMDHFVL from the coding sequence GTGGAGCTGCGTGTCATCGGCTGCCACGGCGGTGAGACCCCCAGGCATCGCACGTGCGCGTTCGTCGTGGACGACGTCCTCGCGATCGACGCCGGCTCGCTGACGAGCGGGCTCGAGGTGAAGGACCAGGCGCGGATCGAGGCGTGCCTCGTGAGCCATGCGCACCTCGATCACATCCGCGACCTGGCCACGATCGCGGACAACCGTTGCCAGCTCGGGTGCCCGCCGCTCGTGATCGCGGGCACGCGCGAGACGCTGCGCACGCTCAAGAAGCACTTCTTCAACAACGTGCTCTGGCCCGATTTCGCGGTGATCCCGAGCGCCGGGCAGCCGACCATCCAGTACCTCGAGCTCAAGCCGGAGCGCCCCACGCCGGTCGCCGGGCGGCTCGTGCGGGCGGTCCACGTGACGCACACGATCGACGCGTCGGCGTTCGTGATCGAAGGGGACGGCGGCGCGATCGCGTACAGCGGCGACACCGGGCCCACGGAGCGGCTGTGGGAGGTGCTGAACCAGCAGCAGGACCTCCGCGCGCTGCTGATGGAGGTCAGCTTCCCCAACCGGGAGCAGCGCCTCGCCACCGTGAGCGGCCACCACACGCCGCAGACGCTCGCCGTCGAGCTCCAGAAGTTCCGCGCGCCGAGGGATCTGCCGACGATGCTCTACCACATCAAGCCGGTCTTCCAGGCCGAGGTGGAGCGCGAGTGCGCCGCGCTGAAGGGGCTGAACCTGGAGGTCCTTCAGCTCATGGATCACTTCGT
- a CDS encoding DNA adenine methylase produces MTTALVTQPDDDAPVMPRPFLKWAGGKGQLLRQFQPLLPASYGRYFEPFVGGAALFFCLQPERATLTDVNAELIDCYRAVRDRVEEVIAALGSHAYEEAHYYKVRDVDPASLTLPERAARTIFLNKTGFNGLYRVNSAGRFNVPFGRYVKPAICNPPQLRACSAALRGVELEVRDFERVLDHAQEGDFVYLDPPYSPVSSTANFTSYSAGGFGFRDQERLAALFAELDGRGVQVMLSNSDVPEIPPLYKRFKIDRVAALRSINAKSDARGRVGEIVIRNYGSRRSRKAAPADKAG; encoded by the coding sequence ATGACCACCGCCCTTGTCACCCAACCCGACGACGACGCGCCCGTGATGCCACGTCCGTTCCTCAAATGGGCGGGCGGCAAGGGCCAGCTGCTCCGGCAGTTCCAGCCGCTCCTCCCCGCGTCGTACGGGCGCTACTTCGAGCCCTTCGTGGGGGGAGCCGCGCTCTTCTTCTGCCTGCAGCCGGAGCGCGCGACGCTGACGGACGTCAACGCCGAGCTCATCGACTGCTACCGGGCCGTGCGCGACAGGGTCGAGGAGGTGATCGCCGCGCTGGGCAGCCACGCCTACGAGGAGGCGCACTACTACAAGGTTCGCGACGTCGATCCCGCCTCGCTCACGCTGCCCGAGCGCGCCGCTCGGACCATCTTCCTGAACAAGACGGGGTTCAACGGGCTCTACCGGGTCAACAGCGCCGGCCGCTTCAACGTGCCTTTCGGCCGCTACGTGAAGCCGGCCATCTGCAACCCGCCCCAGCTGCGGGCCTGCTCGGCGGCGCTGCGGGGCGTCGAGCTCGAGGTCCGCGACTTCGAGCGCGTGCTCGACCACGCCCAGGAAGGCGATTTCGTCTACCTCGACCCGCCGTACTCGCCCGTCTCGTCGACCGCGAACTTCACGTCCTACAGCGCGGGCGGCTTCGGCTTCCGCGACCAGGAGCGCCTCGCTGCGCTCTTCGCGGAGCTCGACGGGCGAGGCGTCCAGGTGATGCTCTCGAACTCCGATGTTCCGGAGATCCCGCCGCTCTACAAGCGGTTCAAGATCGACCGCGTCGCGGCGCTCCGGAGCATCAACGCGAAGAGCGACGCCAGAGGCCGCGTGGGGGAGATCGTGATCCGGAACTACGGGTCCAGGCGGAGCCGCAAGGCGGCGCCCGCGGACAAGGCGGGCTGA